From a single Calothrix sp. NIES-2098 genomic region:
- a CDS encoding methyl-accepting chemotaxis sensory transducer with phytochrome sensor: MTIATLNPNFESQPDNQIQIEEILANVAVLKAVFQSAKGPKVAQLQHKVSQIEAFIQALANSSPSGNDDNVQRAFQFQREQLATIARQMQQAKGQTALLEVTVTALRDVLNADRVLIYRFEEDNRTRAIAEAIQPGWTSLLNQSLPINLFVTKPDFSNPTEVLELTPRQQQFWQRFQVQASLCLPLIVKQQPWGLLVIQHCLAPRQWQEAERSLLQQVGMMLTINLHSAEIVAPPAQQLSPPPEKVESCDRSQLLVPLQQVIQAVQEGAKIAEQEREYLMSIQDTVAFTNKQLQYLNEFCQQASGFVGLVEGLSSKIQILSLNTAIEATKASEQELSLLAAAEQVEILSHQARESTLNIEEWFQELQLATADVTSAIEPCDRQISAGLESIAQIQEQFRAIADIAACTLKSMSKP, from the coding sequence GTGACGATCGCAACTTTAAACCCTAATTTTGAAAGCCAGCCTGACAATCAAATCCAGATAGAAGAAATTTTGGCTAATGTAGCTGTACTCAAAGCAGTCTTTCAATCTGCTAAGGGGCCAAAGGTCGCTCAATTGCAGCACAAGGTAAGTCAAATCGAAGCTTTTATCCAAGCTTTGGCGAATTCTTCGCCCAGTGGCAATGATGACAATGTGCAAAGGGCTTTTCAGTTCCAGCGAGAACAACTGGCGACAATTGCTCGGCAGATGCAGCAGGCAAAAGGCCAAACCGCACTTTTGGAGGTTACAGTCACCGCCCTTCGAGATGTTCTCAACGCCGATCGCGTCCTGATTTATCGTTTTGAGGAAGATAATCGCACTCGAGCGATCGCTGAAGCTATACAACCGGGTTGGACATCCTTGCTCAACCAATCCCTACCGATAAATTTGTTTGTTACTAAACCTGATTTTAGTAACCCAACTGAAGTATTAGAATTAACTCCGCGCCAACAGCAATTTTGGCAACGTTTTCAGGTGCAAGCGAGTCTGTGCTTACCTTTGATTGTCAAACAACAGCCCTGGGGTTTGTTAGTTATTCAGCATTGCCTTGCACCCCGACAATGGCAAGAAGCAGAGCGCAGTTTGCTGCAACAAGTAGGAATGATGTTGACAATTAACTTGCACTCGGCTGAAATAGTAGCTCCACCTGCTCAACAGCTGTCACCGCCTCCCGAAAAGGTTGAATCCTGCGATCGCTCACAGTTACTAGTGCCATTGCAGCAGGTGATCCAGGCCGTACAAGAAGGAGCAAAAATCGCCGAGCAAGAGCGCGAGTATTTAATGTCTATTCAAGATACTGTTGCTTTTACAAATAAACAGCTGCAATACCTTAATGAATTTTGCCAGCAAGCTTCTGGCTTTGTTGGCCTTGTGGAAGGCTTGAGTAGCAAAATTCAGATTTTGTCGCTGAATACAGCCATAGAAGCAACAAAAGCTAGCGAGCAAGAACTAAGTTTGCTAGCTGCTGCCGAACAGGTGGAAATTCTCTCCCATCAAGCCCGCGAAAGCACCCTAAATATAGAGGAATGGTTTCAAGAACTCCAACTGGCAACAGCAGACGTTACTTCTGCTATCGAACCATGCGATCGCCAAATTAGTGCTGGGCTGGAGTCAATCGCGCAAATCCAGGAGCAATTTAGAGCGATCGCTGACATCGCTGCTTGTACCCTCAAATCAATGTCGAAGCCATAG
- a CDS encoding putative CheW protein — MLNTPFPFKRLSGTVSESDSLRVVVFVIADYLFALPVGAVLKVIACPPISSTVENGIGMVDLGAQTITIVDLRQKLIPQVQIQQTHQVSAVDTSGRFLLLTQTRTGELCGIPVDKPPALIDIPLSAVRPVPWSYRQVAELNFVSHMAVLSVAPNEEPLKVLLLGMNQILADKLGLPGTTPTLAPGLTSCEQRQRFLRFSLGDRGSGLLPFHSVVDTIHIASSEISPAPALPSWILGFYNWQGQMLRLVDLEHLLGYAPLFKRQSRPEKPIVLVVELQNQVVGFLVAHVLDVEWQDLQQTQSAPTDFSPNKLLNFVRGILPSDRWILDTKAIAQTLQWQTH; from the coding sequence ATGCTTAACACTCCCTTTCCGTTTAAGCGATTATCTGGCACTGTGAGCGAGAGCGACTCATTACGAGTCGTTGTTTTTGTGATCGCAGACTATTTATTTGCCCTGCCAGTTGGTGCAGTTCTCAAGGTGATTGCTTGTCCTCCTATTAGCAGTACGGTTGAAAATGGGATCGGGATGGTCGATCTGGGAGCGCAAACTATTACGATTGTGGACTTGCGCCAGAAGTTAATTCCGCAAGTACAAATCCAACAGACGCACCAAGTTTCTGCGGTTGACACTTCAGGACGCTTTTTACTTCTGACTCAAACACGGACTGGAGAACTTTGTGGCATTCCTGTGGACAAGCCCCCTGCTTTAATCGATATTCCTTTGTCAGCTGTGCGTCCAGTGCCTTGGTCTTATCGGCAAGTAGCGGAGTTAAACTTTGTTAGTCACATGGCTGTCTTGTCTGTAGCACCAAATGAAGAACCACTCAAAGTCCTGCTTCTAGGCATGAACCAGATATTGGCTGATAAGTTGGGGTTGCCCGGAACAACCCCAACCTTGGCGCCTGGACTGACATCATGCGAACAACGGCAAAGATTTCTGCGTTTTTCCTTGGGCGATCGGGGAAGTGGATTGCTACCATTCCACTCAGTAGTGGACACGATTCATATCGCTAGCTCAGAAATTTCTCCAGCCCCGGCCTTACCAAGTTGGATTTTAGGTTTCTATAATTGGCAAGGACAGATGCTGCGGCTGGTTGACTTAGAACATTTGCTTGGTTATGCACCGCTTTTTAAGCGACAGTCACGACCAGAAAAGCCAATAGTTCTGGTTGTTGAGCTTCAAAATCAGGTAGTCGGGTTTTTGGTCGCTCATGTCTTAGATGTAGAGTGGCAGGATTTACAGCAAACACAATCGGCACCAACCGACTTTTCCCCCAACAAACTACTAAATTTTGTTCGAGGTATTCTGCCAAGCGATCGCTGGATTTTAGACACCAAAGCGATCGCCCAGACATTGCAATGGCAAACCCACTGA
- a CDS encoding CheA signal transduction histidine kinase gives MNTDPSNQRQLEQAFLAEAAELLQTIEQSLIGLLDEKTTEKVHALMRSAHTLKGSAASVGQETIKTIAHHLEDVFQALYPQELEIDPELGALLLDAYECLRTPLSATLMGLSYNEAEILDKTASIFAQLQHKLGDFFGREAPLPSSEELGFDVVESIFSGSVTQDLHQLSADIQSRDPQQIQTTLNSQAEFFAELAASYSLSGLEEIAQATLNALKAHPDKVLQIAQVALENFQAAQAAILAGDRTQGGEISPQLRAWAGLTTPVPQPQGQPVFIAAQTTTTENQPSPLLNASEAESIWSFFPKRTDNSVAKAPEVLEPISQDSVVAPSAIDRILQSIWIGDSQTSCRYSDSDRPASPPPAPSLQVQSSASLPSIRVAIEQLDRLSHTIGELLINENQQNLQSNHIHKAAQETLLQFLHCQQQLSKVSTWSDRQLLPERAKQRYPRCSIVRASPTAQAQSNFDALEMDSYSELHILLQNLTEDMVQLGERIETFNALVQQSRFSLGKRKQLLSGAQEDLLQARMVPLGTVLNRFPRLLQQMVATYHKPVELKLAGTKVLVDKAISEQLYDPLLHMIRNAFDHGIESVETRRQQGKPETGTITIQAYHQGNRTTIEVRDDGRGLNWESIRQRGIEKHLLTSEQAAYASQDQLAELLFEPGFSTANQIGELSGRGIGLDVVRTQLQALQGSIVVRSLSGQGTTFILQLPLSLTTARLLVCQSQGITYALLSEGISQVLLPQPDQIQVQQSLHGQGIQKFWQWGEGQHQQLIPIRPLANLLDYKYPLFTQDHNLTLSPFPVKQRNTVEPLLLLQTEQQYLCLQVDQILVEQELVIKSLGRVLTLPSYIQGYSVLGNGSLTLTIDPLELVRQTWETDMMPTSQASSLTTKLLPAPEPVLTLEGQQSELTIMQPQQQLIELNTAVAQPNRLTVLVVEDSVVQRQSLVQTLQKADYQVLQAGDGREAIAQMLQNGDVNLVICDIEMPRMNGFEFLEHHRQDERLSGIPVVMLTTRSGQKHRQLALALGAKAYLTKPYSEQNFLAAIAELVNNP, from the coding sequence ATGAACACCGATCCCAGTAATCAACGGCAGTTAGAGCAGGCTTTTCTGGCTGAAGCGGCAGAGTTGTTGCAAACCATCGAACAGAGTCTCATCGGTTTACTTGATGAAAAAACAACCGAAAAAGTTCACGCCTTGATGCGCAGCGCCCATACTCTTAAGGGAAGTGCTGCCAGTGTTGGACAAGAAACGATCAAGACAATTGCCCATCATTTGGAAGATGTATTCCAGGCGTTATACCCTCAAGAGTTGGAAATCGATCCAGAATTGGGTGCTTTGCTTCTAGATGCTTATGAGTGCTTGCGAACTCCATTGAGCGCAACCTTAATGGGTTTATCCTACAATGAGGCAGAAATACTCGATAAAACTGCCTCAATCTTCGCCCAACTCCAACATAAACTAGGCGACTTTTTTGGTCGTGAGGCTCCGCTTCCCAGTTCTGAAGAACTTGGCTTTGATGTGGTAGAGTCAATCTTTTCTGGGAGTGTAACCCAGGATTTGCACCAGCTCTCAGCTGACATCCAAAGCCGAGATCCGCAACAAATTCAAACAACACTCAACTCCCAAGCAGAATTTTTTGCCGAACTAGCAGCATCTTATAGCTTATCTGGATTGGAAGAAATTGCCCAGGCGACCCTCAACGCGCTCAAAGCGCATCCAGACAAAGTACTGCAAATCGCTCAGGTGGCTTTAGAAAATTTTCAAGCAGCTCAAGCAGCAATACTTGCAGGCGATCGCACTCAAGGCGGAGAAATATCTCCACAATTGCGAGCATGGGCAGGGTTAACTACTCCTGTTCCACAACCGCAAGGGCAGCCAGTTTTCATCGCTGCCCAAACGACTACAACTGAGAATCAGCCATCCCCCCTCCTCAATGCGAGCGAAGCGGAATCAATTTGGTCGTTTTTCCCGAAGCGAACTGATAATTCCGTAGCGAAAGCACCGGAGGTACTGGAACCAATTTCTCAGGATTCGGTAGTAGCCCCCTCTGCTATAGATCGGATTTTACAGTCAATCTGGATAGGAGATTCACAGACATCCTGCCGCTACTCAGACTCAGATCGGCCTGCCTCTCCACCACCAGCGCCAAGCCTCCAGGTTCAGTCATCGGCATCACTTCCCAGTATCCGAGTAGCGATCGAACAACTCGATCGCCTCAGCCATACGATTGGGGAATTGCTAATCAACGAAAACCAACAAAACCTACAATCTAATCACATCCACAAAGCAGCTCAAGAGACTCTACTACAATTTTTGCACTGTCAACAACAACTTAGTAAAGTTTCTACTTGGTCGGATCGACAACTGCTTCCCGAACGCGCAAAGCAGCGATACCCACGCTGCTCAATTGTCCGTGCTTCCCCAACTGCCCAGGCACAATCTAATTTTGATGCCTTAGAAATGGATAGCTATAGCGAGTTGCACATTCTCCTGCAAAATCTCACAGAAGACATGGTGCAATTAGGAGAACGGATTGAGACTTTTAATGCCTTAGTTCAGCAATCTCGCTTTAGTCTGGGAAAGCGCAAGCAATTGCTCTCAGGAGCGCAGGAAGATTTGCTGCAAGCCAGAATGGTGCCACTGGGAACAGTGTTAAATCGCTTTCCCCGCCTCCTGCAACAGATGGTCGCAACTTATCATAAGCCTGTTGAACTCAAGCTTGCTGGCACGAAGGTACTCGTAGATAAAGCCATTTCCGAGCAGTTATACGATCCCTTGCTGCACATGATTCGCAATGCCTTCGATCATGGCATTGAATCAGTAGAAACCCGCAGACAGCAGGGTAAACCAGAAACCGGAACAATTACAATTCAAGCCTATCATCAAGGCAACCGCACTACTATTGAGGTACGGGATGATGGTCGAGGCTTGAACTGGGAATCGATTCGCCAACGAGGTATAGAAAAACACCTGCTGACTTCCGAACAAGCCGCCTATGCCTCACAAGACCAACTAGCAGAGTTATTATTTGAACCGGGCTTTTCTACCGCTAACCAGATTGGTGAGTTATCTGGTCGCGGTATCGGCTTAGATGTCGTTCGCACGCAATTGCAAGCTTTACAAGGTTCGATTGTGGTGCGATCGCTTTCAGGGCAGGGAACCACCTTTATCCTGCAATTGCCCCTGAGCTTGACAACGGCACGCTTGCTCGTTTGCCAATCTCAAGGTATCACTTATGCCTTGCTGTCTGAAGGAATTAGCCAGGTTTTATTACCGCAGCCAGACCAGATTCAAGTCCAGCAATCTTTACACGGTCAAGGTATCCAAAAATTCTGGCAGTGGGGAGAAGGGCAACATCAGCAACTAATTCCCATCCGTCCGCTTGCCAATTTGCTGGATTACAAATATCCTTTATTCACCCAAGACCACAATTTAACCCTCAGTCCTTTTCCAGTCAAACAACGGAACACCGTCGAACCTCTGCTATTGTTGCAAACAGAGCAGCAATACCTGTGTTTGCAAGTCGATCAGATTTTAGTCGAGCAGGAATTAGTTATTAAATCCCTCGGTAGAGTCCTGACTTTACCTAGTTACATCCAAGGCTACAGTGTCTTGGGAAATGGTAGTCTCACCCTCACCATTGACCCGTTGGAGTTAGTTCGTCAAACCTGGGAGACAGATATGATGCCGACTTCCCAGGCATCAAGTCTGACAACTAAACTCTTGCCTGCGCCTGAGCCTGTTCTTACTCTAGAGGGGCAGCAATCCGAGCTAACGATAATGCAACCGCAGCAACAGCTAATCGAACTTAATACAGCCGTTGCTCAACCTAACCGGCTGACGGTGTTAGTGGTGGAAGATTCGGTTGTACAAAGGCAAAGTTTAGTACAGACGCTCCAGAAAGCCGATTATCAAGTGTTGCAAGCAGGCGATGGTCGAGAGGCGATCGCGCAAATGCTTCAAAACGGTGATGTCAATCTAGTAATTTGTGACATTGAAATGCCACGGATGAATGGATTTGAGTTCTTAGAACACCATCGCCAAGACGAGCGTTTGTCGGGAATTCCTGTGGTGATGCTAACTACCCGTAGCGGCCAGAAGCACCGCCAATTAGCTTTAGCTCTAGGGGCAAAAGCTTACCTGACCAAACCCTATTCCGAACAGAACTTCCTAGCCGCGATCGCCGAACTGGTTAATAACCCTTAG
- a CDS encoding methyl-accepting chemotaxis sensory transducer with phytochrome sensor, translating into MVTQPNLTPNQPHSTSSNGHTVGLPTQQQLISTLEELRTELDQADWVETGPLRDRIRKLKELVNVLPYQDKGDGLEVEQVQAIASKIRQFSDLDTLLATAVMELQSALQADRVVVYEFTNPTLGIVAAEAMRDGFTPMLKEKLPAVIFGLGSAKLYQQEKLVAIADTYSASLSPHQKQLLDRFQVRACLSLPILTKDGIWGLLVVQQCTAPRQWQNAEIKSLKLFAQELEAQLQVAMIQATLQQEVEKDQILTDVASKILQSKDVDTIFRVATQEVRQSLKCDRVAIYRFNPDWSGEFVAESVGSEWVSLLEEQRNNPAIVKNVNYCSVRQLAEEGGLAGTTGRSHDSYIQHTQGKTFHRGQVYRVTNDIYSAGFSDCYIKVLESYQAKAYIIVAIFQGEQLWGLLAAYQNSGTRQWRDSEVRLMVQVASLSSIAIQQLQYQQQLYQRSEESAKLIERERTVFGIIEKIGQATELRTLFRTTTQELRRFLKCDRVVVYQFYPDWSGEVIAESVAAGWPSLLEMQQQEGIFKTGLISSERCSVKEYGSPAKLDTDTYLKETQGGMYAKGTRFRKVNDIYAAGFSPCYVEALEKFQAKAYIIVPIFRSGKLWGLLAAYQNSDVRKWTEEETGALLQIGEPLSIALQQAEYIEQLRLKNLEMTQVAEVENAIARMAERMRHSQQPETIYRTTLAELRQLFKCDRLAIYRFNSDWGGEFIAESVGSDWVPLVGPDIKTVWADEHLKQTQGGRYRNNETFVVNDIYTVGHAQCHIDILEQFQVKAYTIAPIFAGNKLWGLLGAYQNSGPRQWNSEEVRLLTKLGIQLGLTVQQAEYIEQLKTKNAELARAAEEEQVLTAMVEKIRQAQDTDTIFENVLPSLRKQLQCDRLAVFRFNSDWSVEFVAESVKDKWLSLASSDIKTIWMDEHLQETQGGRYRNHETFVVDDIYAVGHVQCYLEILEKIQAKAYAIAPIFTGSKLWGFLGAYQNTEPRQWKSKDVQLLRKLALQMGIGLQQIKYIEQLKNKNTELARTAEGERALTRLAEKIRQAQELDMIFRNALPELRSHLECDRLAVYRFNPDWGGEFIAESVSREWVALVGPDIRTVWEDEHLQQTQGGRYRHNETFTINDIYTSGHAQCHIKILEQFQIRAYIITPIIAGNKLWGLLGAYQNDGPRQWQDNEINLVAKIGTQFGVAVQQSQYLQQTLNKNEELTKLAEREVANARFSYRLPSRLTEMAQSHGNVLEFVQFATHELRQLLKVDRVGVYRFEPDWSGEFVVESVTGDWPKLVGTSLARVRDTFLQYNKGGRYARKESLRVDNIYSVGHDECHIQLLETWGTKAYMIAPIFQEDRLWGLMGVYQNSVARQWEQSEEDVLNQASVQIGIALNLAEYLKQVRTQEQQLAEAAERDRTAREKLQQGAIRVLMALEPSFRGDLTVRAPLSEDEIGTIADGYNTTIQSLRDLVRQVQIAAGRVSETSSNNTTSVVKLSDQAQQQVERLERALEQLQMMVTSTQVVATDAQRVGQAVQEANKTVQAGDSLMEKTVEGILEIRETVSETAKKIKRLGEASQKISKVVSLIENFATQTNLLALNAAIEATRAGEYGKGFAVVADEVRSLAYQSASATTEIERLVQEIQSGTNEVTAAMEVGITQVVQGSKLIDETRYSLSAIVAATNEIGGLVQGITQAVSNQSQQSQVLTEAMVDVSAIARKTSQSAIHISESFEELRMTSQQLETSVSQFKVD; encoded by the coding sequence ATGGTAACGCAACCCAATCTTACACCCAACCAACCACACTCAACTTCCAGCAACGGTCATACTGTTGGTTTACCTACACAACAGCAACTTATTTCCACTCTCGAAGAATTGCGAACTGAACTAGATCAAGCTGATTGGGTGGAAACAGGGCCATTGCGAGACAGAATCCGCAAGTTAAAAGAATTGGTAAATGTGTTGCCATATCAAGACAAAGGAGATGGATTAGAGGTAGAGCAAGTACAGGCGATCGCCAGCAAAATTCGCCAATTTTCCGATCTAGATACCTTGCTTGCTACTGCTGTCATGGAGTTACAAAGCGCCCTGCAAGCCGATCGCGTAGTGGTGTATGAGTTTACGAATCCGACACTGGGGATAGTTGCTGCGGAGGCGATGAGGGATGGCTTTACCCCAATGCTGAAGGAAAAACTACCCGCCGTTATTTTTGGGTTAGGTTCTGCCAAGCTTTATCAACAAGAAAAATTAGTAGCGATCGCGGATACCTACAGTGCAAGTTTGTCTCCTCACCAAAAGCAACTCTTGGATCGGTTTCAGGTCAGAGCTTGTTTGAGTTTACCAATCTTAACAAAAGATGGGATTTGGGGTTTGTTGGTAGTGCAGCAATGCACTGCACCTCGTCAGTGGCAGAATGCTGAAATTAAGTCGCTAAAATTGTTCGCGCAGGAATTAGAAGCGCAACTGCAAGTTGCCATGATTCAGGCTACATTGCAACAAGAAGTGGAAAAAGACCAAATCCTTACCGATGTAGCGAGTAAAATTCTCCAGTCTAAAGATGTGGATACGATCTTTCGCGTTGCCACCCAAGAAGTGCGACAGTCATTAAAATGCGATCGCGTGGCAATTTATCGTTTCAATCCTGACTGGAGTGGCGAATTTGTTGCTGAATCTGTGGGATCTGAGTGGGTTTCTCTGTTAGAAGAACAGCGAAACAACCCAGCAATTGTCAAGAACGTTAACTATTGCAGTGTTAGACAGCTTGCAGAAGAAGGAGGATTAGCTGGGACAACAGGGCGATCGCACGATAGCTACATTCAGCATACCCAAGGCAAAACCTTCCATCGCGGACAGGTCTATCGAGTCACTAATGATATCTACAGTGCTGGTTTTTCTGACTGCTATATCAAAGTTTTAGAAAGCTATCAAGCCAAAGCATACATCATTGTTGCCATTTTCCAGGGAGAACAGTTGTGGGGCTTGCTTGCTGCTTATCAAAATTCCGGCACTCGTCAGTGGAGAGATAGTGAAGTCCGACTGATGGTGCAGGTGGCATCTTTGTCTAGTATTGCCATTCAACAGTTGCAATATCAGCAACAACTTTATCAACGCTCTGAGGAGTCAGCCAAACTAATCGAACGAGAACGTACTGTTTTTGGCATCATTGAAAAGATTGGGCAAGCAACGGAGCTTCGCACGCTTTTCCGCACTACAACCCAAGAGTTGCGGCGATTTTTAAAATGCGATCGCGTTGTCGTTTATCAATTTTATCCAGATTGGAGTGGAGAAGTTATCGCTGAATCTGTGGCTGCGGGTTGGCCGTCACTGTTGGAGATGCAGCAACAAGAAGGCATTTTCAAAACAGGTCTGATATCTTCAGAGCGTTGCAGTGTTAAGGAGTATGGCTCCCCTGCGAAACTTGATACCGATACATATCTCAAGGAAACGCAGGGTGGAATGTACGCCAAAGGAACGCGCTTCCGCAAAGTCAACGATATTTATGCTGCTGGTTTTTCACCTTGCTATGTAGAAGCATTAGAGAAGTTCCAAGCCAAAGCATACATTATTGTTCCCATCTTCCGCAGTGGTAAGCTTTGGGGTTTGTTAGCAGCCTATCAAAATTCTGATGTGCGGAAATGGACTGAAGAAGAGACTGGCGCTTTGTTGCAGATCGGCGAACCGTTGAGCATTGCCCTCCAGCAAGCTGAATATATCGAACAGCTACGGTTAAAAAATCTAGAAATGACCCAAGTAGCTGAAGTAGAAAACGCGATCGCGCGGATGGCGGAGAGAATGCGTCATTCCCAACAGCCAGAAACAATCTACCGCACTACCTTGGCAGAATTGCGGCAGTTGTTCAAATGCGATCGCCTGGCAATATATCGCTTCAACTCTGACTGGGGTGGTGAATTTATTGCCGAATCTGTAGGAAGTGACTGGGTGCCTTTGGTTGGCCCCGATATCAAAACCGTCTGGGCAGACGAACACCTAAAGCAAACCCAAGGCGGACGCTATCGCAACAATGAAACTTTTGTTGTCAATGACATCTATACTGTTGGTCATGCCCAGTGCCACATCGACATACTTGAGCAGTTCCAAGTTAAAGCCTACACCATCGCTCCGATTTTTGCTGGCAACAAACTTTGGGGTTTATTAGGAGCTTACCAAAATAGCGGGCCGCGCCAGTGGAATTCCGAGGAGGTGCGATTGCTGACCAAATTGGGTATTCAGTTGGGTTTAACCGTGCAGCAAGCCGAGTACATCGAACAACTAAAAACGAAGAATGCTGAGTTGGCGCGGGCAGCAGAAGAGGAACAAGTGCTGACAGCGATGGTGGAAAAAATCCGTCAGGCACAGGATACAGACACAATTTTTGAGAATGTATTGCCAAGTTTACGCAAACAACTACAGTGCGATCGCCTAGCAGTATTTCGCTTTAATTCCGACTGGAGTGTGGAGTTTGTTGCCGAATCCGTAAAAGATAAATGGTTGTCTTTAGCTAGTTCCGACATCAAAACAATTTGGATGGACGAACATTTACAAGAAACTCAAGGCGGACGCTATCGCAATCATGAAACCTTTGTCGTCGATGATATTTATGCTGTCGGTCACGTTCAGTGCTACCTAGAGATATTAGAAAAAATCCAAGCCAAAGCTTACGCGATCGCTCCTATCTTTACTGGTAGCAAACTCTGGGGCTTTTTAGGAGCATACCAAAATACTGAACCCAGGCAGTGGAAATCCAAGGATGTGCAACTTTTGCGAAAACTAGCTCTGCAAATGGGTATCGGTTTGCAGCAGATTAAATATATCGAACAGCTCAAGAACAAGAATACAGAGTTAGCGCGAACCGCAGAAGGGGAACGAGCCTTGACAAGGCTGGCAGAAAAAATTCGCCAAGCTCAAGAGCTAGATATGATTTTCCGCAACGCCTTACCAGAATTGCGATCGCACTTGGAATGCGATCGGCTGGCAGTATACCGCTTCAATCCAGATTGGGGTGGAGAATTTATTGCCGAATCTGTAAGTCGTGAATGGGTAGCTTTGGTTGGCCCCGATATCAGGACTGTATGGGAAGACGAACACCTACAACAAACCCAAGGTGGACGCTATCGCCACAACGAGACGTTCACGATTAATGATATTTACACTTCTGGTCATGCCCAGTGCCACATAAAAATTCTCGAGCAATTCCAGATTAGAGCTTATATCATCACCCCGATTATTGCCGGAAACAAGCTCTGGGGTTTGTTAGGAGCATATCAGAATGACGGGCCGCGGCAATGGCAAGATAATGAAATCAACTTAGTAGCGAAAATCGGTACGCAGTTTGGGGTAGCCGTCCAGCAATCGCAATACTTACAACAAACCTTAAACAAGAATGAGGAACTGACAAAACTGGCAGAACGGGAAGTAGCAAACGCCCGATTTTCCTATCGCTTGCCAAGTCGGTTAACAGAGATGGCCCAAAGTCATGGTAACGTTCTGGAATTTGTCCAGTTTGCCACCCACGAACTTCGTCAACTGCTGAAAGTAGATCGAGTTGGAGTTTACCGTTTTGAGCCTGATTGGTCTGGAGAATTTGTAGTTGAGTCTGTAACCGGAGATTGGCCGAAGCTAGTGGGAACTAGCCTTGCCAGAGTTAGAGATACCTTTCTCCAGTACAACAAAGGCGGGCGTTATGCTCGTAAAGAAAGTTTGCGGGTTGACAATATATATAGTGTCGGTCATGACGAATGCCACATTCAATTGTTAGAAACGTGGGGAACTAAAGCCTACATGATTGCGCCGATTTTTCAAGAAGATCGGTTATGGGGGCTGATGGGAGTTTATCAAAATAGCGTAGCGCGCCAATGGGAGCAATCAGAGGAGGATGTTCTCAACCAAGCCAGCGTCCAGATTGGCATTGCCCTGAATTTGGCAGAGTACCTAAAACAAGTGCGCACTCAAGAGCAGCAACTAGCAGAAGCAGCAGAGCGCGATCGCACCGCACGGGAAAAACTGCAACAAGGAGCTATACGGGTTCTCATGGCTTTAGAACCATCCTTCAGGGGCGATCTCACCGTTCGCGCTCCCCTATCTGAAGATGAAATTGGGACGATCGCCGATGGTTACAACACTACAATCCAAAGTTTGCGAGATTTAGTGCGACAAGTACAGATTGCTGCTGGCAGGGTGAGTGAAACTTCTAGCAATAACACTACCTCAGTAGTAAAACTATCTGACCAAGCTCAACAGCAGGTAGAACGGCTCGAACGCGCTCTGGAACAATTACAAATGATGGTAACTTCCACCCAGGTAGTCGCTACTGATGCTCAAAGAGTAGGACAGGCGGTTCAAGAAGCTAATAAAACCGTCCAAGCTGGCGATTCGCTGATGGAAAAAACCGTAGAAGGCATTTTAGAGATTCGGGAAACCGTTTCCGAAACAGCGAAGAAGATTAAACGCCTCGGTGAAGCTTCTCAGAAAATCTCGAAAGTAGTGAGTTTGATTGAAAACTTTGCCACTCAAACTAACTTGCTGGCACTCAATGCGGCGATTGAAGCTACCCGTGCTGGAGAGTACGGTAAAGGCTTTGCGGTGGTTGCAGATGAAGTTCGTTCCCTGGCTTATCAGTCAGCGAGTGCTACCACAGAAATTGAGCGACTCGTGCAAGAAATTCAAAGTGGAACCAACGAAGTTACCGCAGCAATGGAAGTAGGCATTACCCAAGTTGTCCAAGGGTCGAAATTGATCGATGAGACTCGTTATTCCCTGAGTGCGATCGTGGCAGCTACCAACGAAATTGGTGGATTGGTGCAAGGAATTACTCAAGCAGTTTCCAACCAAAGTCAGCAATCTCAGGTATTGACAGAAGCGATGGTGGATGTTTCGGCGATCGCCCGCAAGACTTCGCAAAGTGCCATCCACATTTCCGAGTCTTTTGAAGAACTAAGGATGACTTCACAACAACTGGAAACCAGCGTTAGCCAGTTCAAAGTTGACTAA